The Amylolactobacillus amylophilus DSM 20533 = JCM 1125 genome contains a region encoding:
- a CDS encoding FtsK/SpoIIIE domain-containing protein codes for MPLLHDRGKRIKANDKDLVNHFVLISLLIVFLVVLLPFHWRTLQSVNWQTVQLDTFFYQLHTPYFWSSILTAFFVCGLISWLYYHYRIDSIKQLEHRQKLARMILENHWYEAEETQSEGFFKDLSSKKTKQRIRHFPKMYYRMKDGLIHIHVEITLGKYQDQLLHLENKLETGLYCELVEKTLKDSYVEYVLLYDTIGNRIGIEDVVAQDGRVKLMESVYWEFDSLPHMLIAGGTGSGKSYFILTLIESLLHTNAKLYILDPKNADLADLGAVIDNVYYRKDDMLACISQFYDDMIARSETMKQHPNYKTGENYAYLGLPANFLIFDEYVAMMDMLGRDSAQVMNKLKQIVMLGRQAGFFLILACQRPDAKYFSDGIRDNFNFRVALGRMSEMGFGMMFGSDTQKQFFLKPIKGRGYVDTGKSVISEFYTPLVPKRYDFLGEIGKVIQKKQSEPVPHEVKGTGSDLL; via the coding sequence ATGCCATTGCTTCATGACAGAGGAAAGCGAATCAAAGCCAACGATAAGGACTTGGTCAATCATTTTGTGCTGATTTCATTGCTGATAGTTTTTCTAGTCGTTCTACTCCCTTTTCATTGGAGAACGTTACAATCGGTGAATTGGCAAACAGTTCAGTTAGATACATTTTTCTATCAACTGCATACGCCATACTTTTGGAGCAGTATTCTCACTGCTTTTTTTGTATGCGGACTCATCAGCTGGCTCTATTATCACTATCGCATAGATTCTATAAAACAGTTAGAGCACCGTCAAAAGTTAGCTCGTATGATTTTAGAAAACCATTGGTATGAAGCCGAAGAAACTCAATCAGAGGGATTCTTTAAAGACTTATCCAGCAAGAAAACCAAACAACGAATCCGCCATTTTCCTAAAATGTATTACCGAATGAAAGATGGACTGATCCATATTCATGTAGAAATCACTTTAGGGAAATATCAAGATCAGCTCTTGCACTTAGAAAACAAACTAGAAACAGGCTTGTATTGTGAATTAGTGGAAAAAACGTTGAAAGATTCTTATGTAGAGTATGTTCTACTTTATGACACCATTGGCAATCGAATTGGCATTGAAGATGTGGTAGCTCAAGATGGACGTGTCAAATTGATGGAATCGGTCTATTGGGAGTTTGATTCTCTCCCTCACATGTTAATTGCTGGGGGCACGGGTAGTGGAAAATCCTATTTTATTCTCACATTGATTGAATCTCTCCTGCATACAAATGCGAAGCTTTATATTCTCGACCCTAAAAATGCTGATTTGGCAGACTTAGGAGCGGTCATAGATAATGTCTATTACCGTAAAGACGATATGCTGGCATGTATTAGTCAATTTTACGACGATATGATTGCCCGTAGTGAAACCATGAAGCAACACCCGAACTACAAAACAGGAGAAAATTATGCGTATCTTGGTCTACCTGCGAACTTCCTGATTTTTGATGAATATGTGGCGATGATGGATATGTTAGGTCGTGATAGTGCACAAGTTATGAATAAACTCAAACAAATTGTTATGCTCGGACGACAAGCAGGCTTCTTTTTAATTCTTGCCTGTCAGCGTCCAGACGCAAAATATTTTAGTGATGGTATTCGAGATAACTTTAACTTCCGTGTGGCTTTGGGTCGTATGTCTGAAATGGGCTTCGGTATGATGTTTGGAAGCGATACACAAAAACAATTTTTCTTAAAACCCATCAAGGGAAGAGGTTATGTGGATACAGGAAAAAGTGTGATTAGTGAGTTTTATACACCCC